A genomic window from Bacillus sp. BGMRC 2118 includes:
- a CDS encoding spore coat protein, translating to MFGLKEKRRNVRNPFMNSFSYYPYQGYSNQQFHQNPQYYQQPYSMNHQSNGVHPQMWTQTPNMAPFQMPYPVQGQKAKPNPNGGFNGILNQFKTKDGVYDVNKMMSTAGQMMNTVNQLNGMVKQVGALFKTKV from the coding sequence ATGTTTGGCCTAAAAGAAAAGCGTCGAAATGTTCGTAACCCTTTCATGAATAGTTTTTCTTATTATCCATATCAAGGTTATTCAAATCAGCAGTTCCATCAAAATCCACAATATTACCAACAGCCATATTCTATGAACCACCAATCGAATGGTGTTCATCCTCAAATGTGGACACAAACGCCAAATATGGCACCATTTCAAATGCCATATCCTGTTCAAGGACAAAAAGCAAAACCAAATCCAAATGGAGGATTTAATGGAATTTTGAATCAATTTAAAACAAAAGACGGGGTCTATGATGTGAATAAAATGATGAGTACAGCTGGACAAATGATGAATACCGTTAACCAACTGAATGGTATGGTTAAACAAGTAGGGGCATTGTTTAAGACAAAAGTTTAA
- a CDS encoding DUF1798 family protein — MNKELIRNDTIRLQQCNKELMSIYNDTVKKGEPSDFYLVVKPYADEVFELTDRWKEQVVIWIKKEKPKYLHPNQIDSTIENLTTVALQAFYPDTRPKRFKELIRSNEYIFESIIHKLDGTD; from the coding sequence ATGAACAAAGAATTAATACGTAATGATACAATTCGTTTACAACAATGCAATAAAGAACTAATGTCGATTTATAACGATACTGTAAAAAAGGGAGAACCTTCAGATTTTTACTTAGTTGTTAAGCCTTATGCTGATGAAGTGTTTGAATTAACAGACCGTTGGAAAGAACAAGTAGTAATCTGGATAAAAAAGGAGAAACCTAAATATTTGCATCCAAATCAAATTGACAGTACGATTGAAAATTTGACAACAGTTGCTCTTCAAGCTTTTTACCCGGATACGAGGCCAAAGAGATTTAAAGAATTAATTCGTTCGAATGAATACATTTTTGAGTCAATCATACACAAATTGGATGGAACTGATTAG